The bacterium DNA window AGGGTGTCGCTCGAAGGCCCCCGACCACATGAGCGCGGTGAAGGGTCGCTGCGCCCACATGTCCACCTCGCTGATGAACATCGCCGTCGCGCACTCGACGTCGCCGTAGTCGGGCGCCCAGCCCGAGTGGGTCTGGAGCGGCATGTCGAGCTCTTCGCAGACGGCCCAGATCGGCTCGTAGCGGGGATGGTGGTAGAAGGGGTGCGTCCCCGTGCTCGAGGGCAGAAGCACGCCGCCCCAGAGTCCCATCGCCTTCGCGTCGCGGATCTCCTGCACCGTCACGTCGATGTCGTCGACGTTGATGAGGGCCACGCCGGCCATCCGTTCCGGGTGGGTGCTGCAGAAGTCGGCCAGCCAGCGGTTGTAGGAGCGGCAGCCTTCGAGGTTCTGCTCGGGGCTCACGTCGTGGCGATACTGCATGAGCCCCGCGCCGAAGGGCGCCATCTGCGGGAAGATGATCTCTCCTGCGACGCCGTCGTCGTCGAGCTCCTTCATTCGGACCGTCGCGTCCCACTCCCCCGGCCTCGGCGCGAAGGGATTGGCCGGGTCGGAGAGCATGTCGAGCAGGTCCTGGTCGCTCGGAGCGACGTTCGGGTCCGACATCGCCTTCATGCGATTGCCGCCCTGCTCGCCCGCGCCCTCGCTGTAGGCCTCGACCGCCTCCTGGTCGAAGAAGGTCCCGACGCGATTCATCATCTCGCGGGTGTACTGGACCCACCAGGCATTGGCGGCGTCGTGGTACCGGGGATCCATGTGCTCGTTGTAACCGGACGGCAGCGTACCGGCGTGGCAGTCCGAGCTGATGATCAGGACGGGATCGTTCGTGTCTGCGCTCATGGCGTGGACTCCTCGAATTTCGGGTCGCGACTCGTTTCGGATATCAGGAAAACAGAAGCGGGACGGGCGATCCGCTCGTCGCGCTTCGGGCCTAGGAAAGCCCCATGTGCTCGAGCTCGATCGGGCACTCTCCGGCGGCGAGCTTCTTCGCCCGCTCGACGAGCGTGGCCTCCATCGTCTCTCGACCGATCATGATCACGAAGTCTTCGTTGCGGATGCCCTCGAGGCAGAACTGCGCGAGCTCGTCGAGATCCTGGACGGGCATCTCGAAGCCCGCCGCCTTCGCGCCCTCCATGAAGGCGTCGAAGGTCGTCTCCTGGGACGCGTCGACCTCGTTCTCGCGCGCGAGCTCCGCGGGTCGGTTCCGCTTGGTCGTCCAAATGCCCGTGTCGAGCATCCCGCCGGAGGGGTAGAAGATCGCCGCGCGGAGGTTCGTCCCGCGGCCGATGAGCTGCGCCGCGAGGCACTCGGTCATCGTCGAGACGGCGGCCTTGCTCGAGGCATAGACGACCTGCTGCGCGAGCGGCGAGATCCCGCCGTCACCCGAGGACGTGTTCAGCACGTAACCCTCTTCACCGGACGCGATCATGCGCGGTACGAAGGCCTGGATGCCATGGGCGACGCCCGCGACGTTCACGCCGTGGACCCACGTGAAGTCCGAGGGCTCGGTCTCCCAGACGTCCAGGTTCGGGGCCGAGACCCCGGCGTTGTTGAAGAGGATGTGGCACGCGCCGTGCTTCTCGAACGTGTAGTCGGCGAGGGCCTGGACCGAGGCCGGATCCGAGACGTCGGTCACGACGCCGCTGACCGCGTCCCCGAGCTCTTCGCAGGTCGCCTTCAGGACCGGCTCTTCGACGTCACCGATCACGACCTTCATGCCGACACCGACGAACGCCTTGACGAGGGCCTTGCCGATCCCGCCGGCGCCGCCGGTCACGACCGCGACCTTGTCCTTGAAATCCTTCATCTCGATGTCGTCTCCTGTTCGAGTACGTCTGCGTACTCAGGGGGCCCGCGTCTCCCGACGCGGGAATTCAACGGCGCGGAAGCAGGCTCGCCAGGAAGCGGCCGACTTCCGACGTCCGCGCTTCGACGTCGTAGTCGTCGCGATGGACCCACTCGAGGGTCGTCGCGTAGATCGAGCCGAGCACGACCTCCGCGAAGGTCTCGATCGAGGCGCCGGGCGGGAGCTGATCCGGCCCGCCCTCGGCGAGCAGGGCCTGGATCGCGTCCGAGACGCGGATCTCCCCTTCGCTCGCGTCCGGGGTGCCGTGGGCGGCGCCGAAGAAGGCGCCGACGAACTCGCGGTGGACCGGGCCGATCTCGAAATCGCCCGAGAAGAATCCGTCGAAGAGGAGGGTGATCCGCTCCCGGGTCGTCGCCCCCGCGACGCGCGCTTCGTCGATGCTCGCGACCATCCTGGAGACCGCTTCGCGGGAGAGCGCCTGGACGATGTCGGCCTTGGTCGGGAAGTGGTTGCAGAGGGTCCGTTTCGCGACGTCCGCCGCCTCGCAGATGTCGTCGATCTTCGTCGCCTCGATCCCGCGCTCCGTGAAGAGCTCCTCCGCGGTCGTCAGGACACGCGCGCGAAACTCCTGGACGCGTCGATCGCCGCGGCCCGGCGGCGAGGACGCCTCGGCGTCGGTAGAGAGGGGGGAGTCGGTCGGCATTCGAGGTCCTCTTGGCGAGCAGCCGCCAAGTGGCATTTAAATGCCATTCAGGAACGGCCCCGTCAACCCCGAAGCACCACGTTTCGTGGCGAATCGCCCCGCCGGCCGAGAATCCCCTGTCGAATCAAGGCTTTCCGGACTAGCCGCCGGCCAGCCCATCGAGCACGGACTGCGGAATCTCGAAGTACGAGACCTCGTTCGGCTCCTCGAGGCCGGCGAAGAGGTCCCGGAGCAGCGGCCCCGAGTCTCGCAAGGCCGCGCCATCGAGGGCCGAGCCGAGCCCGGCGTAGCCGGCCTCTTCGGCGAGCGCGGGCGCGCGGGTCGTCAGCGCGTCGATGCCCCAGTCGACGGCATCGCCGGCCTCGATCCGGGTCTCTTCCTTCCGCTCCGCGGGCGCGTGGTAGTGGGGCCGCTCGCGGAAGAGATCCATGCGCAGGACCTCGACTTCGTCGGCGGCGTCGGCTTCCCGACCCCAGACGTAGAGCGTGATCCCGCCGTCGATGTCACCGACCTCGCGACGACAGGCGACGAAGCGAAGGCCGCCGGCGGCGACCTCGGCGTCGGGTCCTTTCCGGATCTCGAGCTTGGCCATGGGTACGGATTCGCTCATGTCACCTCCTCGTTTCGACCCGGGTCCACCGAGCCGCCGTGCGAGACTAGCGCCCCGATCGGCGCCGCGCGGAGGCCTCGAGCCAGCGACGCCGCAGGGCGTGCACCCATCGATCACGAGAGACCTCGCCGACCCAGTTGCCGAGGGCGTCCTTCACGTGATGCCGATACAGGTCCGCGGCCCACGCGTACGCCCGCCCCGAAGGACCGGCGCGCGCCGCCCCGAGGCCGCGCAGGTCGGAAGCGCTCGCCAGATAGACCTCGAACGCGCTCCGCAGCTCCGGCGGAAGCGTCTCGAGGTGGGGCGCGACGATGCGCGCCACGAGGTCTGCGTGCCGCACGTGTGCGGCGGCGGCGAGTCCGGCGGGGCGCTGGCGGTAGCGGTGGAAGACCGCCGGCAACCCTTCCCCCGCATGCCCCGCGACCGCGAGTCGGAGCTGGAGATCCCAGTCTTCGTAGGCGGGCAGCTCCTCCCGGTAGGGGAACGCCTCGAGGGTCTCACGCCGAAAGACGGCGGCTGCGGTTCCGCATCCGTTCTCGTAGAAGAGCATCCCGGGCGTCGGGTCGTAGGGCACGACCCAATCGCTGGCGAGGGCCGGATCGTCCCCGTCGGCGAAGGCCGCCGAGATGCCGTTCACCCAGCAGAGCTCTTCGTGCGCGTCGAGCGCGGCGACGGCGGTACCGAGGTAGCCGGGCACGATCAGGTCGTCGGGGTCGAGCGGAAGCACGAACTCCCCGCGCGCTTCGGCGACGCCGGCGTTGCGCGCGCTCGCGAGCCCGCCGTTGGCCTTGCGCACGACTCGCAGCTCGCACGCGTCGAAGGTGGACGCGATCGAATCGAGCAGGTCGCGCGCTTCCGGGGACGGTGAACCGTCGTCGACGAGGAGGATCTCCTTG harbors:
- a CDS encoding amidohydrolase translates to MSADTNDPVLIISSDCHAGTLPSGYNEHMDPRYHDAANAWWVQYTREMMNRVGTFFDQEAVEAYSEGAGEQGGNRMKAMSDPNVAPSDQDLLDMLSDPANPFAPRPGEWDATVRMKELDDDGVAGEIIFPQMAPFGAGLMQYRHDVSPEQNLEGCRSYNRWLADFCSTHPERMAGVALINVDDIDVTVQEIRDAKAMGLWGGVLLPSSTGTHPFYHHPRYEPIWAVCEELDMPLQTHSGWAPDYGDVECATAMFISEVDMWAQRPFTALMWSGAFERHPDLKYILTEVGVGWIVEKLRVLEFKAADPIFKHFTKDLSKSPTGYYEQNCFVGASFLRPHEAKFKDEVGVDKLMWGTDYPHLEGTWPSTMKELQETFGTYPEQEIRDILGLNAARIYGFDEDKLQPIANEIGPTIAQIRGQG
- a CDS encoding SDR family NAD(P)-dependent oxidoreductase; translated protein: MKDFKDKVAVVTGGAGGIGKALVKAFVGVGMKVVIGDVEEPVLKATCEELGDAVSGVVTDVSDPASVQALADYTFEKHGACHILFNNAGVSAPNLDVWETEPSDFTWVHGVNVAGVAHGIQAFVPRMIASGEEGYVLNTSSGDGGISPLAQQVVYASSKAAVSTMTECLAAQLIGRGTNLRAAIFYPSGGMLDTGIWTTKRNRPAELARENEVDASQETTFDAFMEGAKAAGFEMPVQDLDELAQFCLEGIRNEDFVIMIGRETMEATLVERAKKLAAGECPIELEHMGLS
- a CDS encoding TetR/AcrR family transcriptional regulator — translated: MPTDSPLSTDAEASSPPGRGDRRVQEFRARVLTTAEELFTERGIEATKIDDICEAADVAKRTLCNHFPTKADIVQALSREAVSRMVASIDEARVAGATTRERITLLFDGFFSGDFEIGPVHREFVGAFFGAAHGTPDASEGEIRVSDAIQALLAEGGPDQLPPGASIETFAEVVLGSIYATTLEWVHRDDYDVEARTSEVGRFLASLLPRR